In Primulina eburnea isolate SZY01 chromosome 5, ASM2296580v1, whole genome shotgun sequence, a single window of DNA contains:
- the LOC140832572 gene encoding carbon catabolite repressor protein 4 homolog 5, whose protein sequence is MGHNSINLTLPVEQSSFLLPNSSRKDYRRRHHKRSRKKQKVLALETETHFHIQTLQPGSFQKCRSYTHRHSVSNTVGKWQDRNCRKSGKTFNHRKWTSSNLDISNYSDKIVLVSYNILGVDNAAKHPELYRDVSPKYLDWEFRKKLLCKEVIGYQPSILCFQEVDHFDDLNDLFGKNGFKGVHKARTGEACDGCAIFWKTEHFTLLHEESIDFQRFGLRNNVAQLCVLKINQTGPSGDVITESPSDTASPSLVIGNIHGLYNPKRGDIKLGQMRIFLRRAYELSQEWGSIPVVIVGDLNSLPQSAMYKFLASSELHTQQHDRRKISGQICPSEHAESQVWRNHVWRWTHEELMLATGSRNSYLRHPLKLSSAYAKIPGSFKYRDKVGEPLATSHHSMFTGTVDYIWHTSDLAPVRVLETLPMHTLKKTGGLPSKEWCSDHLALVCELAFVNHGN, encoded by the coding sequence ATGGGTCATAACAGCATCAATCTTACTCTACCTGTGGAGCAGTCTAGTTTCCTTCTTCCTAACTCTTCAAGAAAAGATTATCGCCGCCGCCACCACAAAAGAAGCAGAAAGAAACAAAAGGTTTTAGCTCTGGAAACCGAAACCCACTTTCATATTCAAACCCTACAACCTGGTTCCTTCCAAAAATGTcgttcttatacacacaggcaTAGTGTTTCCAACACTGTCGGCAAGTGGCAAGACAGAAACTGCAGAAAATCAGGGAAAACATTTAATCACCGCAAGTGGACAAGCTCTAATCTTGATATATCAAATTACAGCGATAAAATTGTTCTTGTATCATATAATATTCTTGGTGTTGACAATGCGGCAAAACATCCAGAATTGTACAGGGATGTATCTCCAAAATATTTGGATTGGGAATTTCGGAAAAAACTATTGTGTAAAGAAGTCATAGGTTACCAACCAAGTATCTTGTGTTTTCAGGAGGTGGATCACTTTGATGATCTGAATGATCTTTTTGGGAAAAACGGCTTCAAAGGTGTACACAAGGCTCGTACAGGTGAAGCATGTGATGGATGTGCCATATTTTGGAAAACTGAGCACTTTACCCTATTGCATGAAGAGAGCATAGATTTCCAGAGGTTTGGACTTCGTAATAATGTTGCACAATtatgtgttttaaagattaatCAAACTGGGCCTAGCGGAGATGTTATCACAGAATCTCCGAGTGATACAGCCTCTCCAAGCTTAGTGATTGGAAACATACACGGCCTCTACAATCCTAAACGTGGAGATATCAAACTGGGGCAGATGCGAATTTTTCTTCGGAGGGCTTATGAATTATCACAAGAATGGGGATCTATACCAGTTGTGATTGTTGGGGACCTGAATAGTTTACCCCAAAGTGCAATGTATAAGTTTCTGGCTTCATCAGAGTTGCATACCCAACAACATGATCGAAGAAAGATATCTGGCCAAATTTGTCCATCCGAACATGCAGAATCCCAAGTTTGGAGAAATCATGTTTGGAGATGGACTCATGAAGAATTAATGCTGGCTACTGGTTCGAGAAACAGTTACCTAAGGCATCCTTTAAAGCTCTCCAGTGCTTATGCTAAGATTCCTGGAAGTTTCAAGTACAGGGATAAAGTTGGAGAACCTCTGGCAACATCGCACCATTCCATGTTCACTGGAACAGTTGACTATATATGGCATACTTCGGACCTTGCTCCTGTTAGAGTTCTTGAAACTTTGCCTATGCACACGTTAAAGAAAACAGGTGGTCTTCCTAGTAAGGAATGGTGTAGTGACCATCTTGCACTTGTATGTGAGCTTGCTTTCGTCAATCATGGTAATTAG
- the LOC140831655 gene encoding 1-aminocyclopropane-1-carboxylate oxidase 5-like: MAIPVIDFSKLNGDERSKTLAQIANCCEDWGFFQLINHGISEDLLDRVKKVASECYKFEREPGFKSSKPVNLLKELVEKKSDGSLVESVDWEDVFLLSDENHDEWPSKTPSFKETMKEYRAELKKLAIKVMEVMDENLGLPKGYINKAFNGGEEEEENSAFFGTKVSHYPPCPRPDKVNGLRAHTDAGGVILLFQDDVVNGLQILKDGVWIDVQPVKNAIVINTGDQIEVLSNGKYKSVWHRVLALPEGNRRSIASFYNPSFKATIEPAKELVQAEKKLQVEISAKYPKFVFGDYMSVYAEQKFLPKEPRFQAVKAI, translated from the exons ATGGCGATCCCTGTAATCGATTTCTCAAAACTCAATGGAGACGAGAGATCCAAAACCCTGGCTCAGATTGCCAATTGCTGCGAAGACTGGGGATTCTTTCAG TTGATCAACCATGGAATCTCTGAGGATCTCCTGGATAGGGTGAAGAAGGTTGCATCTGAGTGCTACAAGTTTGAAAGAGAGCCCGGCTTCAAGAGTTCGAAACCGGTGAATCTGCTGAAGGAATTGGTTGAGAAGAAAAGCGATGGAAGTTTAGTTGAAAGTGTTGATTGGGAGGATGTATTCTTGCTCTCAGATGAGAATCACGATGAATGGCCTTCAAAAACACCTAGTTTCAA GGAAACCATGAAAGAATACCGAGCTGAACTGAAGAAACTGGCGATCAAAGTGATGGAAGTGATGGACGAGAACTTAGGCCTTCCAAAAGGGTACATCAACAAGGCATTCAACGgtggagaagaagaagaagagaacTCGGCCTTTTTCGGGACGAAGGTGAGCCACTACCCACCTTGCCCACGCCCAGATAAGGTGAACGGCCTCCGAGCCCACACGGATGCAGGAGGCGTGATCTTACTCTTCCAAGACGACGTAGTGAACGGCCTTCAAATCCTGAAAGATGGGGTTTGGATCGACGTGCAGCCGGTCAAAAACGCCATAGTGATCAACACTGGTGATCAGATTGAAGTGTTGAGCAATGGCAAGTACAAGAGTGTCTGGCATCGGGTTTTGGCGTTGCCGGAGGGGAACAGGAGATCAATCGCCTCGTTTTACAACCCATCTTTTAAGGCCACCATCGAACCTGCAAAGGAATTGGTGCAGGCGGAGAAAAAATTACAAGTGGAGATTTCGGCCAAGTATCCTAAGTTTGTGTTTGGGGACTACATGTCTGTTTATGCGGAACAAAAGTTCTTGCCTAAGGAGCCAAGGTTCCAAGCTGTGAAAGCAATCTAA